One window from the genome of Saimiri boliviensis isolate mSaiBol1 chromosome 2, mSaiBol1.pri, whole genome shotgun sequence encodes:
- the RNASE10 gene encoding inactive ribonuclease-like protein 10 produces MKLNLVQIFFMLLMLLLGLGLGLGLGLHMAAAVLEESDQPLNEFWSSDSQEKAEATEAGEGTQTAETLVLSNKEVVQPGWPEDPILNEDEVGEKEMLRAESLFQNNKDYLRVDQTDRECNDMMAHKIKKHNQSCITQHAFIHEDPDTVKAVCDSPVIACGLKGGKCHKSSRPFDLTFCELSKPDQVTPNCNYLTSVIKKHIIITCNDKKLQSPIGQ; encoded by the coding sequence ATGAAGTTGAATCTGGTGCAGAtctttttcatgttgctgatgctgctgctgggcctggggttgggcctggggctggggcttcaTATGGCTGCAGCAGTCTTGGAAGAGAGCGATCAGCCGCTCAATGAATTTTGGTCCAGTGACTCACAGGAAAAAGCTGAggccactgaggcaggagagggcaCCCAAACCGCAGAAACCCTGGTGCTTAGCAACAAAGAAGTGGTGCAACCTGGCTGGCCAGAAGACCCCATCCTCAATGAAGATGAGGTTGGAGAAAAAGAGATGCTCAGAGCTGAGTCTCTCTTTCAGAACAACAAAGACTATCTTCGGGTTGACCAGACAGATAGAGAATGCAATGATATGATGGCACACAAGATAAAGAAGCACAATCAGAGTTGCATAACCCAGCATGCATTCATCCATGAGGATCCAGACACGGTCAAAGCTGTCTGTGACAGTCCTGTCATTGCCTGTGGGCTCAAGGGGGGGAAATGTCACAAAAGCTCCCGACCTTTTGATTTGACGTTCTGCGAGTTGTCCAAACCAGATCAGGTCACTCCTAACTGCAACTACCTAACTTCTGTTATTAAAAAGCACATTATTATAACCTGTAATGACAAGAAGCTCCAGTCACCAATTGGACAATGA